A stretch of Palaemon carinicauda isolate YSFRI2023 chromosome 36, ASM3689809v2, whole genome shotgun sequence DNA encodes these proteins:
- the LOC137628649 gene encoding uncharacterized protein codes for MEGEMLQAKDDRAQAKRTFTRKSNIFEDTVGQASASTALTEVYEEVCKAFDKVEVCHERYVSIFIKFSGDIRDFPNFGDDYKRLMVHGFGKDPYALRSCLSGEALNTVRGIENDYDEMLSRLDLRYGDNRKLVYAVLSDLKSFKPVNDGDNRAFVKMVERVERCWLDLQKMDLEGEMNTANTVSYIEKLLPITQKREWVQIAEEHICSTELFKHLMAFLLKEKRVLEYMSSDIRTCSSSRICHNISGQVNEEDMITSIKGIPEKHNELFQRVDQLTQIVTNLCKDNDTLQTGKCLLHEKGTHNTGSCSVFDNLGNFEKFETVRKRRACFNSLKAGHISNFCRLKNTCNVITESQRCGKYHHPLLHGAFSEGLMYSTTLSIKSKYLVRDKALLMISKLYSNGTPLNTLWDPGSDITLITFATAYKLGLKGRDIELTITKVGRKVELINSKEYVIKVTDIEGKHWYITAYGIEEITSEACKVDLTNIVLLFDDIRLSDVERPFGEIELLVGSDWCKLMPQVKQSVGNLQLMQNMFGYCMRGSHPSIKFESSNNSFNVKVNEISSVVKVEEINVNNNEFLRMDLDKFFNIESLGTYCIPKCGACTCGSCTLGDKSYTIREEKELDVISKGLEYNCEEKYWTVKYPWIRDPNELPNNVAVAIARMRSTEKRITKIGYKYTQLYNDQIKDMLSRVVARKLSWKEMSEYDGPIHYIHHHEVLKESSTSTPVRIVLNSSADYKGHRLSDYWAKGPDLLNDLVGTLSRFRQDNVAVIGDISKMYNAVRLKELEQHTHRFVWRDADYSRPPNHHVLTAVGFGDRPSGVIAITALKKTASIKENEFPEIKNIIDRNTYVDDIIFSCEDVNKAKKLMGNMNLVLDEGGFKIKHWIMSNNETLDNELKLLYAGEEKVLGLHWIPRKDIFSFKIKVDFNRSKKRIFENGIDINTSNQIIPKDSTKRMVLSQVSTIYDPLGLIIPFTLNAKVLMRELITISRSEGNRCDWDDPMSDEMREKWSKFFIDMRELEFLSYARCVKPLDAKGDPMLVIFSDGSSVAYGACAYVRWGLEGDSYVSQLILAKNRIAPTKKFTIPRLELCGAVLSCRIRDIIVKQSDWKFKSIVHIVDSSIVRAQIQKESYGFNTFVANRVAEIQSRTDPTEWWWVNSKNNPADFTTRPCPPNVLHENSMWQKGPAFMSRPFDTWPISQSCNDEVPDKVGIVLTCRQKSFDEEKTSVINMSRFSSYTKLLRVTARVIAAFKVKSLKAIACLPTPELVHEAEMYLIQIEQSKLQSDWRKAYRRLGPSIDNGIIFVGERIANLLKENWNQDRFILMPSNGHFIKLYIQHLHNSDHSGVETTLAKLQLYVDLAESYDTKGFLTVFQRFITFRGYPKTIHSDLGSQLVAACKELRLDKPKLQKYGASSGTTWIFNKSADAPWQNGCSEALIKSVKRAVLIAIGDSKLTFGEMQTVLFEVADLLNSRPIGIKPGSDCELGPYLCPNDLILGRASSKIQAYMKFVDKKYKDRLEFMQRIIDCFWKKWQRDYFPTLMVRQKWHVDKRNVKPGDIVLVQDSNTIRGQWKLAQVTSIQSSRDQEDYMKAKMKCEELRETFAIEYMNRFAVLEILRDEKQTINEARCSEVLGKTGTRRNSWISHDTCDTIKRRQRLNVTVESFRGRNDNYKAPSMKVPPFTSTEAIAWFQYADFQFCIRGMTLLRTKADYTLVMIPKDISD; via the exons ATGGAGGGAGAAATGCTGCAAGCTAAAGATGACCGAGCACAGGCCAAGAGGACCTTCACGAGAAAAAGCAACATATTCGAGGACACTGTTGGACAAGCTAGTGCTTCAACAGCGCTGACTGAGGTTTATGAAGAAGTCTGTAAAGCTTTTGATAAGGTTGAAGTTTGTCATGAGAGGTATGTCTCCATCTTCATTAAG TTCAGTGGAGACATTAGAGATTTTccgaattttggagatgattataAAAGATTAATGGTACATGGTTTTGGAAAGGATCCCTATGCACTGAGGTCATGTTTAAGTGGTGAAGCATTAAATACTGTCAGAGGTATTGAAAATGACTATGATGAAATGCTCAGTAGGTTAGATTTAAGGTATGGGGATAACCGCAAATTAGTTTATGCAGTACTTTCAGACTTGAAATCGTTCAAGCCtgttaatgatggtgataatagagCGTTTGTCAAAATGGTAGAGAGAGTTGAGAGGTGTTGGTTAGACTTACAGAAGATGGACCTTGAAGGGGAAATGAATACCGCTAACACAGTAAGCTACATAGAAAAGTTACTCCCTATTACACAAAAACGTGAGTGGGTACAAATAGCAGAAGAACATATATGCTCCACTGAATTGTTTAAACATCTTATGGCGTTTCTGCTTAAAGAAAAAAGGGTACTAGAATATATGAGTTCAGATATCAGGACATGTTCGAGTTCTAGGATTTGTCATAATATATCAGGTCAAGTTAATGAAGAAGATATGATAACATCCATTAAGGGTAttccagaaaaacataatgaattaTTCCAACGTGTAGATCAGCTAACTCAAATAGTCACTAATTTGTGTAAGGATAATGATACTTTGCAAACTGGTAAGTGCTTATTACACGAAAAAGGCACTCATAACACGGGGAGCTGTTCAGTATTCGACAATCTAGGTAATTTTGAGAAGTTTGAAACTGTAAGGAAAAGGCGAGCAtgtttcaatagtctgaaggctggtcatatatcaaatttttgcCGTCTCAAGAATACTTGTAATGTAATAACGGAAAGTCAGAGATGTGGAAAATATCATCATCCATTACTTCATGGAGCATTTTCAGAGGGTCTGATGTACAGTACTACTCTTTCCAttaaatccaaatatttagtaAGAGACAAAGCACTGCTAATGATTAGTAAATTATACAGCAATGGCACACCTTTGAATACGTTGTGGGACCCTGGAAGTGATATAACACTAATAACATTTGCTACTGCTTATAAACTAGGTTTGAAGGGTAGAGACATTGAATTAACTATCACTAAGGTAGGAAGAAAGGTAGAACTTATAAATAGTAAAGAATATGTAATCAAAGTGACTGATATTGAAGGTAAACACTGGTATATCACGGCTTACGGCATAGAAGAGATAACATCTGAGGCATGTAAGGTAGACCTGACAAATATCGTTCTTTTGTTTGATGATATCCGTCTTTCTGATGTGGAACGTCCATTTGGTGAAATAGAGTTGTTAGTAGGATCCGATTGGTGTAAACTTATGCCACAAGTCAAACAGTCTGTTGGGAATTTACAATTGATGCAAAACATGTTCGGATATTGCATGAGAGGCTCCCATCCATCGATTAAGTTTGAATCTTCGAACAATAGTTTCAATGTCAAAGTTAATGAAATTTCTAGTGTGGTTAAAGTAGAGgaaattaatgttaacaataatgaatttttaaggatggatttagataaatttttcaatattgaaAGCTTGGGCACATACTGTATACCGAAATGTGGAGCATGCACATGTGGATCATGTACACTAGGTGATAAAAGTTATACAATTAGAGAAGAAAAGGAGTTAGACGTGATTTCAAAGGGCTTAGAATATAACTGTGAGGAAAAATATTGGACTGTTAAATATCCCTGGATTAGGGACCCTAATGAATTGCCTAATAATGTGGCGGTAGCTATTGCAAGAATGAGATCAACAGAGAAGCGAATAACTAAGATAGGTTATAAATATACACAACTGTATAATGATCAAATAAAAGACATGTTGAGTAGAGTCGTTGCAAGAAAATTATCTTGGAAGGAAATGAGTGAATATGATGGGCCTATACACTATATTCACCACCACGAAGTATTAAAAGAAAGTTCAACCTCAACCCCAGTCAGAATAGTGTTGAATTCTTCAGCAGATTACAAGGGCCACAGACTTAGTGATTATTGGGCAAAAGGACCCGATTTATTGAATGACCTAGTGGGAACTTTATCAAGATTCCGTCAGGACAATGTTGCAGTCATAGGGGATATATCCAAAATGTATAATGCAGTAAGATTGAAAGAATTAGAGCAGCACACCCACAGGTTCGTATGGCGAGATGCAGATTATAGTAGACCCCCGAACCACCATGTACTTACAGCTGTGGGTTTTGGAGACCGACCTAGCGGTGTCATTGCTATAACAGCTCTTAAGAAAACTGCTTCAATTAAGGAGAATGAATTTCCGGAGATAAAGAACATTATAGATAGGAatacatatgtagatgatattatTTTTAGTTGTGAAGATGTAAATAAAGCTAAAAAGCTTATGGGTAATATGAATTTGGTGCTAGATGAGGGTGGTTTCAAAATCAAACACTGGATTATGTCTAACAATGAAACTTTAGACAATGAATTAAAATTGTTATATGCTGGTGAGGAAAAGGTTCTTGGTTTACACTGGATTCCTAGAAAAGATATATTCTCCTTCAAGATCAAGGTGGACTTTAATAGATCCAAGAAAAGAATTTTCGAAAATGGAATAGACATAAATACATCCAATCAGATAATACCTAAAGACTCAACAAAGAGAATGGTACTTAGTCAAGTATCTACGATTTATGACCCTTTAGGACTTATCATCCCCTTCACTTTGAATGCAAAAGTCTTAATGAGAGAGCTAATCACAATTAGTCGCTCGGAAGGCAATAGATGTGACTGGGACGATCCCATGTCTGACGAAATGAGAGAGAAGTGGagtaaattttttattgatatgcGAGAGTTGGAGTTTTTGTCATATGCGAGATGTGTAAAACCCCTAGATGCAAAAGGGGATCCAATGCTAGTTATATTTTCAGACGGCAGTTCAGTTGCATATGGTGCATGTGCTTATGTAAGGTGGGGCCTAGAAGGGGATTCTTATGTATCGCAATTGATCCTTGCTAAGAACAGAATTGCTCCCACCAAAAAATTTACAATACCTAGATTAGAGTTATGTGGTGCCGTACTGTCATGTAGAATAAGAGATATAATTGTGAAACAAAGTGATTGGAAATTCAAATCTATTGTACATATTGTTGACTCATCAATTGTAAGAGCACAGATTCAGAAAGAATCTTATGGATTTAATACCTTTGTAGCCAACAGGGTGGCAGAAATTCAGTCTAGAACAGACCCTACTGAATGGTGGTGGGTTAATAGTAAGAACAATCCAGCAGATTTTACCACTAGACCATGTCCTCCTAACGTCTTGCATGAAAATTCTATGTGGCAAAAGGGACCAGCTTTTATGTCGCGCCCATTTGATACTTGGCCTATAAGTCAGTCTTGCAACGATGAAGTTCCTGATAAGGTTGGTATTGTTTTGACTTGTAGACAGAAAAGCTTTGATGAAGAAAAGACTAGTGTGATTAACATGAGTCGGTTTAGCAGTTACACAAAATTACTGAGAGTTACTGCAAGAGTTATTGCAGCATTTAAAGTTAAGTCATTAAAGGCTATAGCATGCTTGCCAACTCCTGAATTAGTGCATGAAGCAGAAATGTATTTGATACAGATAGAACAAAGTAAGTTACAATCTGATTGGAGGAAGGCCTACCGTCGTTTAGGTCCAAGTATTGACAACGGTATCATATTCGTAGGGGAGAGAATTGCAAATTTGTTAAAGGAAAACTGGAACCAAGACAGATTTATTTTGATGCCGTCAAATGGTCATTTTATTAAGTTATATATTCAGCACTTGCATAATAGTGACCACAGCGGAGTCGAAACTACTTTAGCTAAATTACAAT TATATGTAGATTTGGCAGAAAGTTATGACACAAAAGGTTTCTTGACAGTTTTCCAGAGATTTATAACATTTAGAGGATATCCTAAGACCATACATTCTGATTTGGGAAGTCAATTAGTTGCTGCTTGCAAGGAACTCAGGTTAGACAAGCCAAAGCTTCAAAAATATGGTGCTAGCAGTGGTACTACTTGGATTTTCAATAAGTCTGCTGACGCTCCTTGGCAGAATGGATGTAGTGAAGCACTAATAAAATCTGTTAAACGTGCTGTACTCATTGCTATTGGAGATAGTAAACTGACATTCGGAGAAATGCAAACAGTGCTTTTTGAAGTAGCTGATTTATTGAATTCCAGACCGATTGGTATCAAACCTGGCAGTGACTGTGAACTTGGACCATATTTATGTCCCAATGACCTGATATTAGGCCGAGCAAGTAGTAAAATTCAAGCATATATGAAATTTGTAGATAAAAAATATAAGGATAGGTTGGAATTCATGCAACGTATCATAGACTGTTTTTGGAAAAAGTGGCAGAGAGACTACTTTCCAACTTTAATGGTAAGGCAAAAATGGCATGTGGACAAAAGGAATGTTAAACCTGGTGATATCGTATTAGTACAAGACAGTAACACCATACGTGGACAATGGAAACTTGCTCAGGTAACATCAATTCAGTCAAGCAGAGACCAGGAAGACTATATGAAGGCCAAGATGAAGTGT